ACCAGCAATATCCTTAGCGGTCATTTCTGCTTTCTCAAACACCCCGGAGGAGGTTTTTCCGATAACCCGCAGGTTGCTGACACGCCCCATATCACCTATTAGAAGTGAGTGCATACCCTCTACCATATTTCCCAGCTGCGTATCTCCGGTATAGTTATCGAACGGAAGAATAACGAGCGACTGGATATCACCGGCATGCAATTTTGCCGGGCCTTGCAATACATTCATCAGGATCAATCCGGCTATGACCATAAAACTCGCATAGGTAGCAATTTTCCATGCATTGGGAACACTCTTCGTTTCCCCCTCTTCTATTTCTTCTAAAGGACGGGTTTTTTCAATACCTTCCGGTGTCAGATCATAGATCCATCCCAGGATCGCAGCCAGCGGAAACCCCACTGCCAGTAAAATAATCACGATGGTGGATAAGCCCCCGGGAAGGTTCAGCGGCTCACTCAGATTATTGATAAGCTCAATCAGCACAAACGAAGCCGAGCCATAGACCCATGTCACATGAACTACCCTTCGTCTTTTCAATTCTGACCAGAAACGGGATAATTTGTTGGGATTGGGGCTCATGCAGACTCATATTCAGTTAACCCAAGATAATGAGTTAAAGCATAAGAATCAAATCAGGGGCGGGGTGCCTGATCTCCTCAGGTCCTTTCAGCACAGGCATAATCAGATTTAAGACCAGTTAAACTCTCAAGTTTATCACAGGGAAATACATTAAGAACATTATGGGGAATTGGCTGTTAGTATGCTGGAATATTACAGCAAAACAAGGATTTAAGATATGAATTGGACTTTAGAGAATATGCCCGATCTGAGCGGGAAGATTATAGTGGTAACGGGAGGCAACAGCGGCCTTGGTTATGAATCTGTCAAAGCCTTTGCCGGCAAAGGGGCCGAAGTGGTCCTGGCAAGCCGGTCCATGGAAAAGGGAGAAGCAGCAAAAGCAGATATTTTAAAGGAGCTTCCCGAGGGAAACATCCGGGTCATGCAGCTGGACCTGGGTGACCTGAAATCTGTAAGGAACTTTGCTTCTGCCTTTAAGAAAGTGTATAAGAAACTGGATGTGCTGCTGAATAATGCCGGAATCATGATGACCCCGTATTTTACCACGAAAGACGGGTTTGAGGGCCAGCTCGGAACCAATCACCTGGGGCACTTTGCGCTTACGGGCTTATTGTTGGACCTGCTGCTTGCTACTCAGGGTTCAAGGCTTGTGAACGTGAGCAGTGGAGCACACAGAAACGGAGAGATGGATTTCTCTAATCTGCAGTTTGAAAACGGGAAGGGATATAAACCCATGAAAGCCTATGGGCGATCAAAACTTTCCAACCTCCTGTTTAGCTATGAACTTCAGAGAAAACTCGAAGCTGCTAGAAAGGATACGATTGCCGTAGCGGCCCATCCCGGTGTTGCCATGACCAACCTGGCACGCTACCTGGAAAGCAGGTTTCTGTACAAGATCATGTTCCCTCTTTTCAAACTGCTGGCACAGGACCAGTCCATGGGTGCCCTGCCCCAGATCAGGGCCTCAGTCGATCCGGAAGTAAAAGGAGCTCAATATTATGGCCCCGGAGGAAACAGGGAATTAAAAGGCTATCCGGTTCTGGTCGAATCCAGCGAGGCATCGTATAAGCCCGATGATGCCGCACGATTATGGGAGGAATCGGAGAAACTGACCGGAGTGAAATTTAATCTCTGAACGGGGTAAAGCCTAATCTCCGCTTGCCGACAGGAAGTCTCGCAGTCCATTCAGGTCATCGGTATTTATCAGATCTGCTCCTGCTTTCAATAATTCTGTCCAGACCGCATAGCGTTCTTTCCCGGGCGAATCAGGGGTGGCCCAGAAACGGATCATCTGACCGTTTTCATGGGCCTGCTGCACGTAGTTTCTTAGCTGTGTCCTCTCTTTCTCCGGCATTTCACCCTTTCCCTTCCAGGAGAAGTATTTGGTCCATCTGTCGCTGATCAGGGGCATCAGGAGCGTAGGGTATTCTTCCGTAAGGTCCTGTATCCGGCCATCCACGAAGGCAAATCGCTCTGTTTGCTCCATCATGTACCCGATGGGACGGTTCCCGGAGACAACAACCTTCACACTTCCGGGGTAATAAGCTTCCGGAGATACCCGGCAGAGAATATCCCTGTATTCATTCAGAATGCGGTCCAGCAAGCCGTAGGTAGTCAATCCATGGTCCTTGATATCAATAAGCAAAATAAGCGGACAGGTACTATCATAGAGGCTCAGCCGGCCCTCCGCAAAAGACTCCCCAAGTGGTTCCAGGTATAGCGCCCGGAGGGTACGACCGGGTCTGATATCCTTCCTGTCGTGCGCCACGTACAGGGAATCCCCCAGGCTGAACACATCCGCTTCAATGCTCCGGAAACCATTTCCGAGCGCATCAAAAAGGGGGCGTTCATGCATATAATCATTATGCGCATGTGCCGGACAGGGCCCTTTAATGCTGTCTCCTAAGAGCGCTCCACACACCATGGGCCGGAACAACAGGAGCAGGACCAGGCAGATAGAAATACGAAGTTGCATGTACGAACAGGGTTTATTGTCAGAGTCTGTCATGCAAGTTAATAAAACAGTCCTGATATAGTCAATTTGATTAACAGTCAGAAAGATATAACATTATTTTAGTTTACTGGTCAGATGCCATAAACCACAGCTGGGACACTGATAGGCTCGCAGTTCTCTGACTACCCTGTTTTCACCTATATACCGGATCATATCTTCGGCCTCCTCCCGCGTATTGTAAATGGTCTTTTTACACGCAGGGCCAATCGGTTCCAAGCTCTTGAATTCAGGCGGT
The genomic region above belongs to Bacteroidales bacterium and contains:
- a CDS encoding oxidoreductase, whose product is MNWTLENMPDLSGKIIVVTGGNSGLGYESVKAFAGKGAEVVLASRSMEKGEAAKADILKELPEGNIRVMQLDLGDLKSVRNFASAFKKVYKKLDVLLNNAGIMMTPYFTTKDGFEGQLGTNHLGHFALTGLLLDLLLATQGSRLVNVSSGAHRNGEMDFSNLQFENGKGYKPMKAYGRSKLSNLLFSYELQRKLEAARKDTIAVAAHPGVAMTNLARYLESRFLYKIMFPLFKLLAQDQSMGALPQIRASVDPEVKGAQYYGPGGNRELKGYPVLVESSEASYKPDDAARLWEESEKLTGVKFNL
- a CDS encoding phosphatidylinositol-specific phospholipase C/glycerophosphodiester phosphodiesterase family protein, which codes for MQLRISICLVLLLLFRPMVCGALLGDSIKGPCPAHAHNDYMHERPLFDALGNGFRSIEADVFSLGDSLYVAHDRKDIRPGRTLRALYLEPLGESFAEGRLSLYDSTCPLILLIDIKDHGLTTYGLLDRILNEYRDILCRVSPEAYYPGSVKVVVSGNRPIGYMMEQTERFAFVDGRIQDLTEEYPTLLMPLISDRWTKYFSWKGKGEMPEKERTQLRNYVQQAHENGQMIRFWATPDSPGKERYAVWTELLKAGADLINTDDLNGLRDFLSASGD